The stretch of DNA TTACCCAGAAGTTATTTGATATTGCGATGACTGCATTGGACATTTTATATACTTCCTGTTTCGAATACTGCAATGACATAGGTAGAAAAGTGTCAGTCCCTGGATGTTATTTTGACGATGAATATTATTTATTATCCTTCTCCTGTCAGTGATCCCGAAATGTTTCCTGATGAAGGCAGAGATGTACCGTGCTAGGAAGGGCCTGTCCACTCGTACCGGAGGAAAGCCAGTCAAGACCGCCGTTGTGGACAACGATGGCATCTACGACCCAGACTGTGAGACCACTGGTGCCTTCCGGGCCAAGCAGTGCAATAACACTAAGGAGTGTTGGTGTGTCAACAGTGCTGGCGTGCGCAGAACCGACAAGGGAGACGAGAGCCTTCGCTGTGAGAAGTTGGTGGAGACCTAGTAAGTTCCTATCATGTCTTGGCATTCCTCATGCATTTTAGAATAGAGGGTTACCATCATTCATGCAGGATGTGTCTTTGGCTTTGACGTACAGCCTACGCTACACATGTGAACCATACATGCTGGATGAGTAAGAGATGCCAAAGAGTGATAGGCTTCATCTCAATTCTGATGACTAGGCCCATTGTACCAGGTATTTAAATCTAATCTAGCCCCCTGTCCCTTTGTCCTCTAGTTGGGTTCGCCTGGAGCTCAAGCACAAGCCAGTGAACAACGCTGTGGATGCTGCTAAATTGCAGGCGTAAGTAGTTGTCTATTTTTATAGAATTAATGTTATAGCACACTTGTAAATTGTTGTGTGGAATAACAACTTCTGTCCTAATGCAGTGCCATAGGAACTGCCATCCAGAACCGTTACAGCTTTGACAAGACCCTTGTGAAGGAGGTGGAGTACGACCCTAAGGCTCGCCTGATCGTGGTCGATGTCCAGAAGGAGAAGGGAGACCGCAAGGCCGACCTGTCTCGTATGGCTTACTACATGGAGAAAGACGTAAGCCATGACCTCTCTGCTTTGGGATTTCACTAAAGTAACAAAGATCAAGGCTGGAAAGATGCCTTCTGACCTCAATGGAACTTCCCGGTTAAAATAAACATTGTCAACCCAGATGCTTGACCTGTGAATATTCCCAGGTTAAGGTGCTGCCCCTGTTCAAGGACCAGGCTAAGTTTGAGCCCAGTGTGGACGGTCAGAagctggagatggaggagatcTTGGTCTACTATGTAGACGAGGAGGCCCCCACCTTCACCATGAAGAGGCTGACCGGGGGAGTCATCGCTGTCATCGTGGTGGTCATTCTGGCCGTGGCTGCCGGACTGCTGGTCCTCTACCTTAAGAGGAGGCGAGAGCGGGGTTACAGCAAAGCAGAGGTGAGTGGTCCAATAGGTCTCATTGATTTAAGCGCTTGATATGTGTAAAGTGGTCATGGGTTTTATTAATGCAACCCTCTCATTACTACAGTTTACAATCATCAATCATACtaacctgttgaaaaaacaatttCCCCCCCGATGCCTAATGTTTTGTTGCTTGTCTCTTTCAGCCCAGAGAGATGGAGGCCATCTAGACAAATATTAACCACAGAGCTGGTTCTACACTGAAATATTAAAACCTTGCATAGTGCCTTAATATAACGTTCTGTTTGCAATTGTGCTGTTTAATATTGTTACTTGAGGGACGCCGTTTTGTAAAGGATTGGTCAAATTCTATTTAGCACTATTACCACCGCCCAGCGTTTTTATTTATGAGCTGTTGATTTAAATGTTTAACATTTTGATTTAAGATGAAGATGTTTGAATGCTGTAGATCCCGCACACTTGACTCTGGACATCGGCACCAGTTCCactttaatataaaaaaaaaaaaaatccactctagttagggactgatttagacctggggtaccaggtgggtgcaatttaagtatcaggtagaacagaaccagcaggctccagaccttgTAGGCAGGTGTAATACCCCTGCTGTAGATTGTACGGTTTCATATGAACTTTGTGTTTTTGATAGATTTTATGGTTTTTTAATAAAGTAtgaattttaaaatgtattctccTTGATTTGTCTTTTCCTCTAGAACATAGAACAAGAGATTCAGCATTTGAGCCAGGTATACCTTTTTGTAAGGTCTCAATGGAAAATTACTGTGCGGAGTCAGAtttgaggtgtgtgtatgtgtaaaatatatatatatatccacacaGTTGAAGTtgccatacaccttagccaaataaatttaaactcagattttcacaattcctgaaatttaatcctagaaaaattccctgttttaggtcagttaggatcaccactttattttaagaatgtgaaatgtcataaagattaaattcagcttttatttctttcatcacattcccagtgggtcaagtttacatgcactcaaatggtatttggtagcattgcattaaATTGgttaatttgggtcaaatgtttcaggtagccttccacaagcttcccacaataagttgggtgaattttggcccattcctcctgacagagctggtgtacctgagtcGGATATGTAGGCCTTCattctcgcacacgctttttcagttctgcccatacattttctatagaattgaggtcagggctttgtgatggccactccaataccttgactgttgtccttaagccattttgccacaacgttggaagtatgcttggggtcattgtccatttgcgaccaagctttaacgtcctgactgTTCCTTCAATATATTTTCCTCCATTATGCCATCtcttttgtaaagtgcaccagtccagcAAAGCacatccacaacatgatgctgtgcttcacgattgggatggtgttctttggcttgcaagcttccccctttttcctccaaacgtaacgatggtcaacctggatttttgtttcttcagacaaGAGGACATATCACCaaagtacagtctttgtccccatgtgcagttgcaaattcagactcgttttggagcagtggcttcttccttgctgagcgtgagtggcctttcaggttgtcgatataggactcgttttactgtggatatagatgcttttgtacctgtttcctccagcatcttcacacggtcctttgctgttctgggattgatatgcaccaaagtacgttcctctctaggagacagaacgcgtctccttccttagcagtatgacggctgcgtggtcccatggtgtttatacttgcgtactattgtttgtacagattaacgtggtaccgtcaggcatttggaaattgctcccaaggatgaaccagacttgtggaggtctacaattgttctttttttcttttgagtttcccataagcgaagaggcactgggtttgaaggtaggccttgacatacagGTACACCTCatattgactgaaatgatgtcaattatcctatcagaagcttctaaagccatgacaattttctggaattttcccagctgtttaaaggcagtcaacttctgaccactggaattgtgatagtgaaatgtctaaaattgttggaaaaattcattgtcatgcacaaagtagatgtcctaaccaacttgccaaagctatagttaagaaatttgtggagtggttgaaattgagttttaatgactccaacctctgtaaacttccgacttcaactgtatataatggtGTCTGTCGCCACCCTAGCAATAGGGATTCGTGGTCCAGAGCAGAATGGCGGGCTGTCAAGCGCCTGCCTATtcctctttggattggtggatacatcttatTGTTTGAATTTGAGGGGTGTTAGCTGCCTGTGTTCAGTGGAGAGCTACTTGccacatgaatatgcatagccatctcgacAACTCTATTTTAAAAGTTGCCAGGATGTCGAGTGTCCTGTATCAGTACACAAGCTAAATATTACGAGACTTCTATTTGAGCAAATATGCCATAACACATTGCCACATGTCTCAAGgttgagggagtgtgtaattggtatgctgactgctggaatgttgccagataattgaatgttcatttctctaccataagccaccatcgttttagagaacttggcagtacgtccaaccggcctcacaaccgcagaccatgtgtatagcGTCATGggtgcgagcggtttgctgatgtcaacattttgATCAGtggcccatggtggcggtggagttatggtatgggcagacaagctataaacacaattgcattttatcgatggcaatttgaatgcactgaaATACCATgaggagatcctgaggtccatatattttaaggtatctgtattccccagtcatgtgaaatccatagattagggcctcatgaatttatttcaattgactgatttcctcatatgaactgttactcactaaaatcgtagaaattgttgcatgtcggCGTTTATATTGTTAAgtatatgtaaacattgttaccTCTAAACATAATTGTATGGCTAGTGTTGGTCTTTGTAAACATGGCACTTTACTGAACCTCAGCCATGCCCATTTAAACACCTCTGACTTGATCCCAGCTGAGCTCAGGCAGTGAAGAAACGGGAATCACTGAGCATGTTTACACACATTGTGTTATACTTCAGATAACATGTTTGAACACTGTACAAACTCCTTTTCTGGGTGTGTATTTGGATAGGTTGCCAAATAGGACTGTTAATCCATGTTATGTGGACATTGCTTCCATCTTTCTCTATAGTTTCTCTGTAGtgcccctatttctctctctgatcCCACAAGTCCTGAGTATGTCAGTCAATCCAGTAGAAAAGCTAACGAtggttttatttcactttgtttacaGTTTTGTCACTTTGAGACAGTTTTGTTATTCTCCCCAGGTGAAAAGACTCAATAGGGCGTGGtcacctctgctctctgctccatGTGTGTCACACATTCAGTATCTGTTGTGCTCTGTTGGAAATGCCACTGAGTGTCTGATCTTTATAGACCTTGCTATCATGGCATCATTGATACTTTTTGTGGGGGCTTTTGAAAGTATGCCTGTATTTCTCCAGGTATATTCATTACATACAGATGACGAGCTATGACCATGAACGCTCGAACGTGTGAATTGTTTATGAAAGATCTATGATCTGAGCTTGTATTAATATAAATGATTTTCAATTGAGAATGTATTTTCATGCCAGTCGATTGAGAAGGGCCTGTGtgtagatttacatttacattttaagtcatttagcattttacaaattggaaagttcatacatattcatcctggtccccccgtggggaatgaacccacaaccctggcgttgcaagcgccatgctctaccaactgagccacacgggaccatacaAGGTTGTTCGTGTTGGATTAACAACTTCAAAATAATTTAATGCTACCTGCTCTTATGTGGGCTTTTACAAAGACTTCAGAACTGGCAACGGACATGCGCGATATGACACCACCTGTTTCATGAGGCAGCAGGTAGCTTCGCAGTTAAgcgcattgggctagtaacccgaaaggtctttggttcgaatccccaagctgaataggtaaacaaatctgtgatcttgagcaaggcacttaatccttaTTGCTCTGGATAAAATGAACGTGGTTAGTCAACCTCTGAAACGGTTTGACATCACATCAACCCTGTTTGTTAAGTTTAGGTCCACATAATTCTCTATGGATAGGTATGCTATTACTAACCAAGAGGTGGACTGAGTCTGTGTGAGGCATGCCATCTCAGGATGGTAAACTGTATTTACTGCTCTCTTATCAGAGCTGTTGGTGTCAGAATGTCAAGTCAAACACTAAGGTCATAGCACATCAGTAGAATTGTAGTTCGCCTGTATGCATAGAGAGACTggttaacaccatagtgccctaaaaactcatcactaagctaaggaccctgtctGCGGTGCAAACACTTAAacgacaccctatcccctcagctctcaaattaagtggacacttctgatgacgtatcatgacgtctgatgagttgtgttttcagccaccggtagcttgtgggtgctttatatgcgctacagttaATCCTGAGTGCAGGTCtatttatattaaatatataattattaatatatgcctactgtagatagatagcaaattaattatctaactaaggttagcctgcctagctggaacttatgaagttaaatgttttatttctacaatttccaaaagataaccaaacaaaaacatcattgctttttacgagacgtgtttgtgccgtcatgtgcatcagtagcacaatttctaacttatttgcgTTCGTTTTTACTTctacttgtatgttgacttctctaTTGATGATGTTTTTAAGTTTTCgcagacttttcttagcggattcCCCTAAGGgaataaggcgagggtaagtggacgagggtgtgtcttttaagtgtttggaccacagcccctgggactaaacacctccctctgcaaatggatcctggacggGTTGCatcacatcact from Salvelinus sp. IW2-2015 linkage group LG25, ASM291031v2, whole genome shotgun sequence encodes:
- the LOC111952047 gene encoding tumor-associated calcium signal transducer 2; protein product: MKIWIALLLATFAVGASAQCTCETFKWATCDGTPCQCSVMVGTGEKQNLNCSKLIPKCFLMKAEMYRARKGLSTRTGGKPVKTAVVDNDGIYDPDCETTGAFRAKQCNNTKECWCVNSAGVRRTDKGDESLRCEKLVETYWVRLELKHKPVNNAVDAAKLQAAIGTAIQNRYSFDKTLVKEVEYDPKARLIVVDVQKEKGDRKADLSRMAYYMEKDVKVLPLFKDQAKFEPSVDGQKLEMEEILVYYVDEEAPTFTMKRLTGGVIAVIVVVILAVAAGLLVLYLKRRRERGYSKAEPREMEAI